The Coffea arabica cultivar ET-39 chromosome 9c, Coffea Arabica ET-39 HiFi, whole genome shotgun sequence nucleotide sequence ATTCAAGAACGAGTTGGTGATGACTTGAGGTCCATTGAAGGGTTACATAATGGAGAAACTACTCtatacactttccttcaaaCGGAAGacccaagtgaagactagtccACAGAGTTCTAGATTGCTAAGTGCTAGATTGCTAATTAGAGTTTTCGTTaccattattagttgtttgttagcattaataatttcggtcaatttccacttcactttggccgaattttaGAGTCTTAATTTAGCCAATTAGTTGTTAGATATTTTacccttaatgaagggcaaggtcgtccattggacattctagggtttgagtcatgtaaggctatatatagcctaggttttcattcattaaggtcaattcagattttataaaatattcgtgagtttattcactctctcttgcttcaagagaatttcctttgaatacttgagaattaatctcaagttgttcatcgaacttatcaatcaagtagtctccttggttgtggcgttcttctaaatatactttggttcactaaactggctagtcttgggttaaggatTCTCCTTAGTTCGAGGCTTGTGATTATAgcagggtcaaagttccgcaaatccactcaacttggtgttcgtctagatccgtctcacatcagtAATGTGGTGCCATATTTATAGGCTTGAAGGTAGTGATTTTCATATAGGAGTAGGAGTCCCCTAAGATTTGGAGTCTTTCTAGAGTTTCATAAGATGGCCCCGAAAGGCTCGGAGGCCGCGACCCCCGAGACCTACCGCAAGGAGGGTGAGCGGCCCAGGCCGAGTTGACCTTCCCTTTTCCCGAGCTGACGTGACCGAGCTATCGGATCTCAATTGCCGAGCATGTGCATGGTTGGGCCGAGCTGACACGTGTTGCCCGTGCATTGGCCCCACTACAGTGGGCTACCTAATATTAGAAATTCTGATAGAATCTGTGATATGTGTGTTTTGGGAAAGTAACACAGAAATGCTTTTCAAACTAGCAAATCATGGAGGGTCAAAAAACcattagaaattattcattcaAATTTGTACACTATGGAGATTCCTTCTAATAGTGGTTCTAGGTATTTTATTacctttattgatgattttagtaGAAAAGTTTGGATGTATTTTTTGAAGAAGAAATCTAATGCCTGTGacactttaaaaaattttaaacttttgTTGAGAAGCAAATTGGCTATTagattaaaattttgagaacaaATAGGAATTAGGAATATTTGATTTGTGCTaattttcttgagaaaaatGGGATACAGTATTAGTTGACTACTAGGTACACTCCACAACAAAATAGAATGATAGAGAGAAGAATATTACAGTTATGAATATAGTGAGGCGTATATTAAAGTtgaaaaaaatgccaaaatcTTTTTGGGCAAAGGCAGTTTTTTGTGCAATTATTTATTGAACAAGTATCCTATCAAAAATGTTttcgaaaaaaaattttgaagaaatttgggCTGGTAGAAGACTATTTGTTTGTCATCTCAGAATTTTTGGTTGTATGGCCTATTCTTATGTTCCTAATCAATTAAGAAAGAAATTTGATGACAAGAGGAAAATGTGTGTATTTATTGGGTACAGTGAAGTTTTCCGAACTTACAAGTTTTACAATCTTTTGACAGAGAAGGTGATAGTGAATAAAGATGTGACTTTTGATGAAAGATGTGAATTTGGGACTGGTctattgaaaattttaaaatagtagaggcaactctaaattatcaagAAGAAGCTAATATTGATGTTCAACTATCACCAGCTGTTCAGGGTTCACAGACTGAGTTAACTGGATGTCCATAGCATCAGCAACAAATGCCAACTTGTCTGCAGGATTATGTTATTATACCATATGATGTTATTTCTAACGAAGATATtgttaattttgttttgtttgcagATGTGACCTAGTTTTGTATGAGGAGGCAACCCACGATGATTGTTGGGTGAAAACAATGGAGGAAGAAATTCATACAATTGAGAAGAACAACACTTGAAAACTTATTTATCTTCCAACTAGTAAAAAAGTCACTGAAGTGAAATGGGTATATAAGACCAAATTTAAGTCTAGTGGAGAAATTGATAAATGCAGGGCAAGATTAGTTGTGAAAGGATATAGGCAAAAACGCAGAATTGACTATTTTAAAGTGTTTGCATCGGTTGCCAGACTTAACATAGTCCATATGATAATTCTCTAACTATCTAAAATAACTATAGAATTTATCAAATGAATGTCAAGTCAGCTTTtctgaataaaattctcaatgaaAAAGTATATGTGGAGCAACCTGCAGGTGTTGTCAGAAGTGATCAGGAAAATAAGGTATTTAGATTGAAAAGAgtcttatatggattgaaacaaacCCCAAGAGCATGCTAAACAAAAATTGATTCCTATTTTTTGACTTATGATTTTCAAAGGCATTCATATGAACAcactttatttattaaattttctatCTGTGGTGATATTCTTATTGTGTGTTTGCACGTAGATTATTTGATTTCGTAGAATTTTTATATCTCAAAAAATATGCATGTAATATTTTAAAGAAATTCAAAATGGATACAACGAAACTTATTCTAACActagtttaaaaaaattaaagttgacCAAAGAGAATGTTGGTGAATATATGAATCCTACTTACTTTAAAGTTTGGTAAGGAGTTTGAGATATTTGACGTCTAcgaaaccaaatatcaattttGCTGTTGGTTAGATAAGTAGGTTCATGAAAAATTCACATAAGTCACATTTGCGGGTGGCTAAGAGAATTTTGAGATATATTGGAGGTATTTGTAGTGATCGCATTTTTTACTCAGGAAATGATCCAGTTGAACTCTTTGGGTACACAAACAGTAATTGGGTTGGCGATACAGTTGAGAGGAAGAATACTTCAGGATATGCATTTTTTATTGGTTATGGTATGTTTTCCTATAATTCGAAGAAGCAACAAGTGATTACATTATCTACAACGGAAGCAGAGTATATTGCAGTGGCTAACAGTGCTACTCAAGCTTTGTGATTACATCGCATACTTGGTGTTCTACAACACAAATAGGTTGATCTTACAAAGATTTATTGTGACAGTAAATCTGTGATTGAGTTGCCCAAAAATTCAACACTCCATAGGTGTAGTAAATACATTGATATCAAGTATCATTTTATACGGGAGTTGGTTCGAGAGAAGGAGATTGAAGTTGATTATTGCAGAATTGAATACCAAGTGGCTGACATTTTTACCAAGGCATTGAAGACGAAAATATTTGTCAAGTTAAAGCAGATGTTGGGCATGTCTAAATTTGAGAAGTTCAGTTTAAGGGAGATAATGTAAAAATATAAACCAAACTATGGTTGATTGGTTAGTTTTATTTGTTGACCACATGTCCTCtgtttattagttagttttgttGGCAAGTCTAAAGTTGGCCATATGGGATCAAATCCCATAATGTTTGTGATAGTAGAATTAGAAGTTCTGGGCCTTTTGCTGTAAGAAGTACCTATGTGTctgtcttttggtttttttttttccaagaagtAGTAACCTTTGTTGTTCTTTGTATCGTGTAGCCAAAGTGTCGTTtgattaataaaaaattttcctttgccTCAGTAAcgttttttcctttgattattccTGTGAGTCTATGATTTATTATCAATTTGAGTCCATCATAGCCTTACAAGGTCCTGAtttacaaattaaaattaacatATTGAACCAACATGATTAATggaaacatttaaaaaaaaaaaagatgactGTGGGCGAACCACTTTTCTCGATCCTTAGCATTGAAGCAATTCTGCGCTTCTTTAGACATCAATTGAATCATTCAAATAACTCTGCACTTCCTTGTATATTTAATTGAATTCCCTATTAGCATTCGATGCAGTTTAATTAGTGAAATGCGGCAATGCCGcagataaaactttgtttatgCTAGTGGACGTGGCGGACAGTCCAGCACTCTAAAGGATggtttttttcttcttggtACTGTCTTTTCGGTTAAATCAATGGAAGATTCAGTTTGGCGACGAGGGAAGATACAAATTGTGGTCCTACGATATTTTCATCTGGTGTCATAAACATGGGACATAAAGTAAGACCAATTTAATGATGATATATTAAAGTATTAAGACCCACCAAACCTCATGCCAGATTATGACTAGgggatttttttaattaaaaaattgtATCCACGCATAAATACCTGCTCCAGTAATATAAGTTATTAAAATGGTCGAAGTACAATAGAGCATTTTTCTCATAATTTTAAGTCTGTAGGCTAACAAACAATCCTATTAGAGTCTCAATACATTTGCCGACCGGAAAAGGATGTTTGGACATTTGTGGGTCAATGACAAGCATGTATGGTAGCCAGCTAATACAATAGCAGAGTTGTGTCAGAAGCTTTTAAGCATTTGTAGGTAGCATTATCCCTTAAGATATTGTTATTCAAGACTTTGCACAAAGTACTTGATCCAGTTTCAAAACAGTTGTAAGTAACAACTGTTTACCACGATTTAACATTTTTTCAACAAGGTATAATTTTACATCAACTATTTATAAAACTTAATAATAGGgatataattattatatataagATTCACATAAACAGTAATAAAATATCACACATCTATTATAACAATATATACGAAGTTTATATAAAATTACAAAACGTTCAAAAAATGTTAAACTGTTCATCAACCGTCCCTGCCCCACCCCTTCAAGACTACCACAAAAGAGTTTCTACCTATATTCCTAAGCCAAGAGGGAATTAGATTCTTCACATATTCACTCCAAATTGAGATAGTAATACTTTTTCGATATTATTTTGGAAATTACACAAACTGGCATAAAAAGTTGTAATGAAATTAtgctttatttaatttatttactaGTTTGTATGTTATTATAACTTGTTCAATTATTTCATGTTAAATTTGTTGTTGCATACTATATATATAGTCTAATCTTCATAGAGTGTATTCGAcaattgctgcatttctatggaATATGTTATCGGTTCAAAATGTTGGTTACTCACCGAAATTTGATGTGTAATTTAAATGATTCCAAAATAAATCAAGAACtaatttcaagaaattaaaaaagtTGTAGGACTAAGAGAACCATTCGTAAAGGCTTAagcactctttttttttttggcactgaaaataatttttggatACAGGGAGTCCGGGACAAGAGTAATTTTCTCAGAGTTTCAGCACAAAAGAACATTGTGTGGTAAATATTTCGGATACTTCCTACTTCGTCAGCACAAAACCATAACTATCTATTTCTTTCCATCTCttgtactatttttttttttttgaaaataccccccaaaaacagctaatccaaacggataaactttttttttatatatatatatttttctcttatttatttGATCAATTGAAGGAGAGCATACATGGAGTTTTAAACCATTACTAGCACAACCTTAACCTACGCCCTAACCCGACGCAAGCTTGGAACACCCAACTGATCAAGGGAGACGTCACCTCTCACCAAAGAAGGCAAATCCCGCAAAGAATGATATGTTATCGTTTGACCTGAATCCGCACCCACACTGGCAAGACGATCAGCCGGCCTATTCGCTTCCCAAAAGCAATGTGACACCCTTCTAACAAACCTGCTGACCTGTAGCAAGTCTTGTAGGTCCCCTTGCGACCGCCATGGGCACCGAGCCTTCCCTTGAATGATCTGAACTAGAATGAAAGAGTCAGATTCCAAGTGTAAATCGAAGTATCCACTTGCAATAGCCAATCTAACACCAAAAGTCAACGCCTTCAATTCAGCCTGCAAACTCGTCATCTCCCCAAAGAAGCACGAGTACCCCAATAGAAACCTTCCTTCCGAGCACCGAAGCACCCCCCACCTCCACTCACTCCCGGATTACCCCGAGAACAACCATCCGAATTCAGCTTTACCATTAGGGAATCGGGGCAACTCCATCAAACCACCAAGGTCCTGGAAACCCTGTGCATACCACCCACCATACCATATAAACCTGGCCAATCCTGACCAAAGGGCATGTGTCCCTGAAACCTATTTAAAAAAATGTCCCTGAGATCCCCAAAGATTGCCGCGCAAACCTGAGCCACGGGCCGCAAATGGCCATCAAATACAAACGAGTTTCGCATCTTCCACAAATTCCAACATATTAAGGCCGGCAATAAACGGAATAGATATAGCATATATCGGTTTCGATTAGGCCTCAACCACCAGCTAACCAACTTGTCTCGTAGCGTATAGGAATCCCGAAATCCTCCAATAACCCCTTCAAAATATCCCCAAATCTGCTTTGCCGCCACCCCAGTGCAGAAAATGTGATCAATGGACTCCTGGCATGGATATAAGCAACAAAAACACCGAGAAGGGCCGTGGATACCAAGTTTATGCAACCTGTCCATCACCGGCAAACGGAACCCTACCAATCTTAGCATGAAAAATGAAACCTTCAGCGGTAGCCCGGGAAGCCAGAGCCGTGAATAGAGCCAAGAGCTGTTTCCACCCTCTCGAGAAATCCAGTAGGCTGATGCTAATGAAAATTCCCCGGAGATACTGGGAGCCCAAACCATGGAATCCTCTCGGTCCAGCGAAGGAGGCACCACTCCCATAATCCTTCCCACCCAACTGCCAGGCACCACCTCACTCAACCGTCGTTCATTCCAGCCACCCTGTTCCACAAAGTCGGAGACATTACATTCTTGAAAAGTATCCACATGATGACACAACGGTCCTGTCCCCAACTAGTTATCATGCTAGAAACTAACCCCTCCCctagccaaagcccagtggatGTGTTGCTCCGCTACACCCTGGATAGCCACCATCCTCTTCCAAGTCCACGAAACCCCGGAGGAAATATCAGCAAAGCAAGGATGAAGACTGGGACAATATTTTTGGTTCATGAACTCAGCCCACAACGATTGCCGCAACCGGAAGTGCCACCATAGTCTCATGGAAAAGGCATCAAAAACGTGCCTTAAGGATCTCAAACCAGTACCCCCCTGTCGTATGAGT carries:
- the LOC140014161 gene encoding uncharacterized protein, which gives rise to MRLWWHFRLRQSLWAEFMNQKYCPSLHPCFADISSGVSWTWKRMVAIQGVAEQHIHWALARGGGGWNERRLSEVVPGSWVGRIMGVVPPSLDREDSMVWAPSISGEFSLASAYWISREGGNSSWLYSRLWLPGLPLKVSFFMLRLVGFRLPVMDRLHKLGIHGPSRCFCCLYPCQESIDHIFCTGVAAKQIWGYFEGVIGGFRDSYTLRDKLVSWWLRPNRNRYMLYLFRLLPALICWNLWKMRNSFVFDGHLRPVAQVCAAIFGDLRDIFLNRFQGHMPFGQDWPGLYGMVGGMHRVSRTLVV